The Populus alba chromosome 4, ASM523922v2, whole genome shotgun sequence genome contains a region encoding:
- the LOC118063049 gene encoding transcription repressor OFP5-like, with protein MRKTDQRVFEAQQFKLDGESYEAERVSRKETSKNISEMESERTIGRIEREDGKLTASHSKKDFSVSSINVSDSHLRKTKKDFVFAAQKESDGFSAENLGSEWQTLKDMKIEELKTKRERQRKSLYINRELQRKKKSKVRAISPRTASKVEICRIKALEDMKKAKMKKKKKAREKKMEGFTGLENFAVVKTSFDPQKDFRDSMIEMIEEKRISRSEELEELLACYLTLNADEYHDLIVKVFRQVWFDLNEACFDTELENEQGYDE; from the coding sequence ATGAGGAAAACAGATCAAAGGGTTTTCGAAGCGCAGCAGTTCAAATTGGATGGAGAATCGTATGAAGCAGAGAGGGTATCAAGAAAAGAGACATCAAAGAATATTTCTGAAATGGAATCAGAAAGAACGATTGGGAGGATAGAGAGAGAGGACGGTAAGTTGACAGCTTCTCATTCAAAAAAAGATTTCTCCGTGTCTTCCATTAATGTGAGCGATTCTCATCTAAGAAAGACTAAAAAAGACTTTGTATTTGCTGCTCAGAAAGAAAGTGATGGATTTTCTGCTGAAAATTTGGGTTCTGAGTGGCAAACGTTGAAAGACATGAAGATTGAAGAGCTCAAGACAAAGAGGGAGAGACAGAGAAAATCTCTGTACATAAACAGAGAATTgcagaggaaaaagaaaagtaaagtcAGGGCTATTTCTCCAAGAACAGCTTCAAAAGTCGAAATCTGCAGAATAAAAGCACTTGAAGACATGAAGAAAGCcaagatgaaaaagaagaaaaaggctagggagaaaaaaatggagggaTTCACAGGCCTAGAGAATTTCGCTGTGGTGAAAACCTCGTTTGATCCACAGAAAGACTTCAGAGATTCAATGATTGAAATGATTGAGGAGAAGAGAATTAGCCGGTCAGAAGAGCTCGAAGAACTCTTGGCGTGCTATCTGACATTGAACGCTGACGAGTATCATGATCTTATTGTCAAGGTATTCCGGCAGGTATGGTTTGATCTGAACGAGGCCTGCTTTGATACTGAACTAGAGAATGAACAAGGTTACGATGAATAA